The Flavobacterium sp. IMCC34852 genome contains the following window.
TACTTGCTCGACAACACTTTAGAACAACTCGAAACCGAACTTGACCCAAAGGACTTCTACCGCGTTTCGCGCAAATTCATCATCCCGATGAAAGCAATAAAAGAGATTCAACTCCATAGCAATTCCAGACTCAAAGTGATTTTACCAACTTACAAAGACGACGAGATAATTGTGGCACGAGAGAGGGTGAGTGAGTTTAAGGAGTGGTTGGGGTAAGCTATGTTAAAGTTGGTAAAATTTTGTTAAGTAAATTCCAATCTAAACCCTAACTCATTAACTTCGTTACACTTAATTTTTCTGATGAAGTTACTTTACTCAATATCAATCTTTTTCATCCTGACCTTTGCCAGTAATGCTTTGGCACAAATAACCGTTTATGAAAAATTTGACGATTTTGAAAAAGCGGTAATCAAAGAAGATGAGAACGTTTATGTGATTAACTTTTGGGCGACTTGGTGTGCTCCGTGTATCAAAGAGTTACCTTATTTTGAGCAACTTCACAAGGAAAATAAAAAGGTAAAAGTAATATTGGTCAGCCTCGACAGCCGAAAAGACCTGGAGAAAAAGCTTATCCCTTTTGTAGAAAGAAAAAAAATCACCGCTGAGGTTTTGCTCCTAAGCGACAAAGATTACAATTCGTGGTTGTCTAAAATCGACAAAGACTGGTCGGGTGCCATTCCGGCCACCTTACTCATACAAGGTAAAAAGCACTTATTTGCCGAACGCGAATTTGAAAACTTTACCGAACTCAACGATTACGTAAACTCATTTATCAATCTTAATTAATTCAACATGAAAGTCTTATCCTTATTAGTCCTATTCTTCAGCAGTTTATTTCTGGGAGAAACTGTGGTAAATAACGGCTACCAACCCGGAGACAAAGCCGCCGATTTCAAACTAAAATCCGTTGACGGCAAAATGTACAGCATGGCTGATTACAAAGACGCCAAAGGTTTTATTGTGGTTTTTACTTGTAACACCTGTCCGTTTGCGGTGAAATATGAAGACCGAATCAATGATTTGGCCAAAAAATACAAAAAGCAAGGTTATGTTCTTTTGGCCATCAATCCTAATGATCCTGCAGTACAACCGGCCGATACTTACGAGTTAATGCAAGAAAAGGCTAAAGACAAAAAGTTTGCT
Protein-coding sequences here:
- a CDS encoding TlpA family protein disulfide reductase, whose amino-acid sequence is MKLLYSISIFFILTFASNALAQITVYEKFDDFEKAVIKEDENVYVINFWATWCAPCIKELPYFEQLHKENKKVKVILVSLDSRKDLEKKLIPFVERKKITAEVLLLSDKDYNSWLSKIDKDWSGAIPATLLIQGKKHLFAEREFENFTELNDYVNSFINLN
- a CDS encoding thioredoxin family protein, whose translation is MKVLSLLVLFFSSLFLGETVVNNGYQPGDKAADFKLKSVDGKMYSMADYKDAKGFIVVFTCNTCPFAVKYEDRINDLAKKYKKQGYVLLAINPNDPAVQPADTYELMQEKAKDKKFAFPYLVDEGQQVYPQYGATKTPHVFLLDKNLVVKYIGAIDDNSDDASAVKEKYLENAIAALEKGSEPSPSLTKAIGCSIKAKKKV